In Nostoc sp. KVJ3, the DNA window TTAATTTCTGAAAATAGAGAAAGTTGTTTTGATTCTGTAAAATCTCTTAACTCTGCTTCGTAATGTTTCAGCACTAAATCTCTATCATAATTAAAAATGGGTTCAAAAGATGGTACTCCTCTGAGAATTTTAGCTTTAATCTTAAATTTATTGACTGATTCTGTAACTTCTTCGATTTGTTTTTTTTAAGTTGGCTTTTATTTCGCGGATAGTAATGTCTGTTAAATGAGTGTAATCTTCCCATTCACGTTAAACGTATACAGTTTTGATAAACGTCCTGATGAAAATTGAATTTGCATTAATAAATACTTCTGTATCTATAAAAACCTGGGATGTTTGTAATCTTTTATCCATTTGATTTTATACTTATTCTGAGTTAAATCAGCAGTTTATACTACAATCTGTCGTTTATTTTCCCAATGACTGACTGAGGGTGAAATGAGCCAAGAAACATCTCTCAGGGTTCCTAGTTTCTGGGGTCAAATGAGCGCATACAGGTTAATTGGTACTTGGAATGGCAAAAAATGTTGATGGATAGAATGCTTATGGGATCGCTAATAGCCCTGCAATGTCTTGGGGTCGCTCGACGCAAAGATCGTTACAAATCACCCAATCAAAATTCAGGAAGCGTCGAGCATTTAACTTTGTATATTTTTCAGTGTGTTTGATATCGCGGTGTCCCAAAAAATCTTGAATCTCTCTAGTGTTATAACCTTGATTCACCAGATAGTAACCGCAAGCATGGC includes these proteins:
- a CDS encoding tyrosine-type recombinase/integrase: MSTDAVRKLLGRLAAQAGLDIKVHCHMMRHACGYYLVNQGYNTREIQDFLGHRDIKHTEKYTKLNARRFLNFDWVICNDLCVERPQDIAGLLAIP